Genomic DNA from Oreochromis aureus strain Israel breed Guangdong linkage group 13, ZZ_aureus, whole genome shotgun sequence:
tctgtttatagttattagagatgtacaagatgtacccttgtctgtaaacaatgactggacataatgtatttttgacctgtattgacgtgtatgtgggggtgtgatcctctatgctataaaaccagaactcagtgtatttttgtcagagcaaataagccatatgctgatggttgttctccgttgtcaataaactcatcgtttgattgcacttgtctggtgcctccgtcgtttgttgtctggtctgcagttgaatGATCTCGCTTCAAGAtcttcaacatctgccagaaaatgctcaggattttctatgagtctaTTGTGGCcagtgtgatcctctatgctgttgcatgctgggggagcaggctgagggccgcagatgccaacagactcgataaactgatccgtaagataaagacaatgttggataacacctcccacccactccatgacatgctggtcagtcacaggagacTGACACTGGTCagactgagattaccgaaaagcaccactgaacgacacaggaaatcattcctgcctgtggccatctccctgtacaactcatccacttaacacactgtttactgcaacagctacacccttcttgcacatgttctttttcagctatttattaataagtgactttatgtatatatatgcttGTATATATGGTGCTATTCTTAGttgtgtattgtctgtcttttttactgtttgtttataatggagcactgtaacgaaaaataatttcccctagggatcaataaagtattctgattatgATTATATCTATTCGAAACTGGTTGAGAAACATATTTTCACGCTACATGTAACACCAGTATGGAATAATAGATATGCTGTCATTAAATGAAAATGTGTATACACAGAGGATATGTTTTCCAACTTTTTTTATACAagttatttatgtttaaatgttcagatgtatatatgcatttttgttacgatttttaataaattttttAATTAGTAaacttatttaattatttttttaacatgtattGATGCTGTGGTGTGTGCTTTtcatagacttttttttttgtttttttttactgttccaatttgttttttttgttttttttgttaaactttatttaacaaacaatgAGTATACAACATATGAACAGATGAAGTATACAAAACAACagaacatgaacacacaaagcCAGGGGTAAAAAGTTACAAGAATACACGCAAAAATTCACAGATATatattgttttgagagcctttttgttGGTAGAGTCTGATATTGATTGTATATACATTTccacagccttaaaaaaaatgacagaaatatggTGTTTTGTTAGTAAACTTACATTTATGGATAAAAAATTTAGCTAAAAGTATTAACaaatttatcataaaaaaaaacatttatcattCCTCTTGGGGaacttaaagaaacagaataaaacattttcccatCGTAAAGAAAATTCACTTAAAATATGGACAATAACAAAACTGCTAAATTCCTTCCAGAATCTCTGTGTAAAAGAACAGTGCCAAAAAAGATGTGTCACAGTTTCTGGATGATCCCCACAGAAAGTACAGTTAGTATTTATGTCTCTTTTAAATTTTACCATGTAGTGACTGACTGGATAACATTTATGTAGAATTTTAAATGAGACTTCCTTCACCTTATTTACAATCAAATATTTATGGGGGATCATCCAGACTGTCTTCCACTTGATATCTGGAACATATCGGTTCCAGTAAGATATTACATATGGGAGAGAGACGACATCTTCTTGGAATAAACTACGTATTCTCTTATTGCTGTTACCAAGTTcctgtgaaaagcagatttttcctATTGGTGACTCAGCTGGATCAGGGAGAGTGACTGAGGTAGATATTgagctgtcagtgtttttatataacATTAGAGTCCCTGAGGGTATGGCACCAAGCACCATTGAGAATTCCTGAACACTGATTGGAAAATTATATAGTGCAATGAAGTCGTTGTAAGTAAGTACTTGTCCCTCTTTATTAACCAGCTGAGCCACCAATAGGATCCCATTTTGGACCCAAGTTTTCAggaaaagtgatttatttttaaataaaatgtctcTGTTGTTCCAGATAAGGTATTTGTGAGGTGAGAAGTTGTGTTTATAAATGAGGGTCCACGCTAAGAGGACTTGCTTATGGAAGGATGAAAGTTTTACAGGGAGTTTCTCAACATTGTaattacaatttaaaataaaattaaagccaCCAAAACGAGAGAAAACATGATATGGTATAAAGTTCCAGATAGAGGTAgggtttttaagaaaatgtttagcCCAATTAATTTTGAAAGTGTTATTTAAAGTAGAAAAGTCTAAAACGTTAGTTAAGCCCACCTGACTCGTTAAAGAGCATACGGTCAATATCTTTACTAATTTTCTTATCCAGATGTAAGGAGAGAGCAGCATATGTTAATCGGGATATCTCTTCAGCTTTAGTAATTAACACTCTACCTTTCAACGACAAGTCCCTTTGCAGCCACTGGTTGAACTTTTTTAGGGTTTTCTGTATAATTGGAGTGAAGTTTGAGGAGCATCTTGATTTTTGGTCTTTGGATATCAACAGTCCCAAGTATGTGACTTCTtgtttaacagaaatattacagaTAGTATTTGCAGGGCAGTCTTTAATTGCTAGTAACTCACACTTTCTTAGATTTAGGCATAAACCAGAGGCCTCAGAGAAATCATTAATCACACTAAGGGCTGGAGGGATTTGGTTTGCATTCTTCAAGAAGAGTGTGGTGTCATCGGCTAACTGGCTGATGACGAGCTCCTTATCAGCTATGGTGATTGCTTTTCATGGACTTTGTCTGTTTAATCAAGTTCCTTCTACAGTCGATGGGTAGGAGGGGTAAAGGAAACTGTCATCAATTTTCGTCATTACTCGTCGACCAAATTACCCACAATTCATTTGGTGGACCCGTTGTGAGTTTCCGGTATGGTGCATGTCGCCTTTTCCCTCGCAGCGCTTGGTTTGtagttggatttttgttttgttttaatctaAAGCTACAAAACACCACAATTGGATAAGAATCACTTATAGCATTTCACTGAAGGAGGAGATACAACGAAGCCGCCAAGATGCCGCGAATTATGATTAAAGGAGGCGTCTGGCGCAACACTGAGGTACGTGTTTACATGGCTAGCTTGGTTAGCATGATGCTAACCTCCGAAAGCAAACCTATGGTCTCGAGTTAGCATGAAGCTAGCTACTCACTTAACGAATTTATCCCGTGTTgcattttaagtttatttaaattatcGCCAGCTGTGTTTAAGACTTTATTTCGTGCTTGTGTTGAGTTGCGTGCACGCAGCTAACATACATGTttacatcttgatgcattctcaatcatccaggaaggtaaatctccaaaagttgaatctgttcatctggacgtagcgttttgtgggagaaacgtttcgtcactcatccaagtgacttcttcagtgtcagctgactgcaggtttccccaaaccttataaacaggacatttgcataatgactgaaaccagcccactgaaggaacaatgggctgtgaggtcagttccttaatcataattatgcaaattcccatgaccattgatcaacaatcactgaccaaaacccactgatcaaagaacactgatcaatggtgtggatgacacctgggtgaaaatcaaatctcaggacgtactacatttcacgcatcacattaactcggtggaccaacacatcaaattcaccagggaggatatgaaaagtggcaggttagccttcttagactgtgagatttccatcagtaatgggggacatctaaaagctgacgtgtaccgtaaacctacacatacggaccagtatctaaggtttgactctcatcatccactggagcacaaactgggtgtcatcaggacgctacaacacagagcgaacaccatccccacagacacagcggccagggaggcagaagaacagcacatcaagaaggccctgagtaaatgtggttatcccagctggacttttgtcaaagctggaaggcacctaaaagaaagctccagccgatccaggagagaaggacaaccactgcccaggcgaaaacctgtagtgatcccatatgtgtcaggagtatcggagcagttgagacgcattttttctcaaacaccgggtctctgtggcttttaaaccccaaaatacgctgcgccaaaaactggtccacccaaggatcgggtccccgacacaaacagagtaacatagtgtacgctgttaagtgccaggaggattgccaggatttatacattgggaaaaccaaacaacctctggcggcggatggcacaacacagaagagctacctcgtcaggccaggactctgcagtttatttacacctacaggccagtggacactctttcaacgatgaggatgtacacatcctggacagggaagaacgctggtttgagcgcggagtcaaggaggccatttacgtgaaaagtgaaagaccatctctgaatcgaggagggggcctaagggtacatctttcgccatcttctctgtgaatggtactcatggccattgatcagtgttctttgatcagtgggttttggtcagtgattgttgatcaatggtcatgggaatttgcataattatgattaaggaactgacctcacagcccattgttccttcagtgggctggtttcagtcattatgcaaatgtactgtttgtaaggtttggggaaacctgcagtcagctgagactgaagaagtcacttggatgagtgacgaaacatttctcccacaaaacgctacgtccagatgaacagattcaacttttggagatacaTGTTTACAGTTAGCGAATATTTGGCAATCTAGatggccaaaataacaaaccacaagacttcatAAATGTTTATAAGTGAGCAAAAGATAGGGGataatataattgtatttcagCACTGGGATGAAAATGAATCAGCCCACTGCGGATTGAGGATAAAAGATTTTGACATGTTTAGTCTTATTAAATCATTTGTTATTCAGCACATCCATTTAATTTATGGACATctgttcctttttaaaaaaaaaaatttattcagGATGAGATCCTCAAGGCAGCTGTAATGAAATATGGGAAAAACCAGTGGTCCCGTATCGCCTCCCTGCTGCACCGAAAGTCTGCAAAACAGTGTAAAGCCCGATGGTGAGTTTTGAGTCAGAGATGTGTGATGTGTCAAAAACATGAGATTAATTAAACTTCTACATACattgtttgtttcttctgtctgtgattttcttttttagctttCAAATCTCTCTTTAAAAAGAGCGAAATAAAGACCTTCTCCTCTCGCTTTGTTTCTGTCTGTAGGTACGAGTGGTTGGACCCCAGTATCAAGAAAACAGAATGGtccagagaagaggaggagaagctgCTTCACTTGGCCAAGCTGATGCCCACCCAGTGGAGGACCATTGCTCCTATCATAGGAAGGACTGCTGCTCAGTGTCTGGAACACTACGAATACCTGCTGTATGTTTATCTCTAAAGACACATTTATTCACTATGTTTTGTAATTCTGTGGCTTTTCACCTTGTATGTCCAGGAGCATTCATTGTTGCTAATCATTGCTGATTTGTAATTGAgatgcattttgtgttttattcaggGACAAAGCAGCTCAAAGAGACAATGAGGAGGAAGTGGGAGATGACCCCAGAAAGTTGAAACCAGGAGAAATTGATCCCAATCCTGAAACAAAACCTGCCAGACCTGACCCTGTGGATATGGACGAAGGTACAAAAACACACTGTCAGATGCTGTCAGATTTATCGAGCCAACAAGAGAATGTATCCTGATGTTAAGAATGGATTTGCTTCCTAGTTATcttgtacatttttatatttaattatttttaaaaaatttcctTTCTACAGTGTTGTACTTTCAGTCGAGTCATGTCAGCGTTTAAAAATAAGATTAATCATAACAGTCATATGTGGTATCTAACCaatctgttttgtgtgtctgtctgtctgtcttcatCGGTCTGTAGATGAGTTGGAGATGCTTTCAGAGGCCAGGGCTCGTTTGGCCAACACCCAGGGCAAGAAAGCGAAGAGGAAGGCCAgagagaaacagctggaggaagccAGGTTCagctaatttaatgtttttacaaTTGCTCTAAGACAAGCTGTCTTAGAGGTCCATAACTGGACCTCTTACAGAGCAGTTGAcatgtaataataaaatgatcatatttgactctttttttttttcctgatgtcATACTGTAGGCGGCTGGCTGCTCTGCAGAAACGCAGAGAGCTGAGAGCAGCAGGAATCGATGTTCAGAAGAAGAGAACGAAGAAGAGAGGAGTAGACTATAATGCTGAAATCCCTTTTGAAAAGAAACCTGCACCGGTAACCACAGCTTTATGTGTTGTATCCTTAAAAATAACCCACAACATCAGCAGTGAGATTAACTTAATCTTACAGTAGtaattgttgtcttttgtttacTTTAAGGGTTTCTATGACACCAGCATGGAGCAGTATGATGCTCAGGAGCCTAATTTCAAGAGGCTCAGACAGCAGCACTTGGATGGAGAATTACGCAAGTTAGTATCACTTTAAACTACTGGTGCTTTTCTGTATGCTAACAAGGTTCCTTGTTTATGTCACTTAAATATTTTCCTTGGTTCTTGGCTTCTCCCAGCGAAGGCATGAGATTGTCACGCTAAtgttatataatataaataataaggATCAAAATGTGTTCCAAATTTTTTTGTCTTCATCCATTCATAAGccctgttgtgttttttttatagtgAGACTGaaaagagggagaggaagaaagaTAAACAGaagataaagaagaagaaggagagtgaCTTGCCGTCTGCCATCCTGCAGACCAGCGGAGTGGCTGAGTTTACCAAAAAACGTTCCAAACTAGTGTTACCCGCACCACAGGTAAccacttctttttttatatatatatatatatgtatgccTCACAATGGCATAACAACCTTACATGGGATCTATATAAAGTGTGCTTAACAAAAGATCGTCATCAATACGACCGTGGAATAAAGGATGCCGCAAAGTTGGGGGATTAAGGGGCTTTTGGCTGCACAAATACACCCTGTAAAACatcctttttaatttgtaaattattattaagtATCTGGtgcataaatgtttgttttgtatgATGGATGTTGTCAGAGAAGTCACTAGCGTCACTGCAGGTATGATCCCAAACCAgtggttttcattttaaatgaaacagagATTCAGTATAATTCTAGAGATCAAAACAGTTGTTAATAGTCCTGAATCAAAGCAAGAGTGTCTGGGTTAAATAGGTCTAAAGTTTGGACGCCAGGTACAACTAAAGTAGCCAGTAATTGTTGTGATTTATTGTACATTTATTTGCTTGATCATATTTTTAGAAGGACTTATgatgaataatgaataaatgcTCTGACAATAACAAACATTTTGCTGTATGAATCCCTTGATTGTACTAATTTTGAGTCAGACTTTAAGCAAATGTTTAGGAGAAAGTCTTCATGCAGATGTAGAGTATCTACTCTGTCAATTTTCTTAATATACATAATAACTGATGTTATTGCCAATTGCAAAATGTAAGGCTCTAAACACACAAGACAAAGGTGACCCTTTTCAGCTCATGGAAAACTTCACGTTACTAAAGGAAACATCCAAAACATTCCATTGTGTCCTTTGTTGTATTTGCATTAATACTTATTACTCATGATTGTGCTTCAGAGCTGTCCGGCTACAGTGGAGCCTCCCAGCGGAGCGATCCAGCCCTGTCACATCCGAGAGGCTATTAGAAGATACAACTACAGACACACAGTATGTACACAAAGAGAAACTCTTTTCCACAgctgattttcttcttttttttaaaaaaataaaaaaattcataGGTTAAAAGTCGTATAACTACTGCATACTATACTCTTAATTTAAAGGGTTGGTTTAgatgttttactttttctgtACATGTCTTAACCTGTAAGATTAAAGTTATTGATTGCTGAATCAGTAACTTTAATTTGATCGGAGTCAAAACAAGCATCCTTGCTTTTTGTAAAACAGGATTCAAAGTTCAGTTGAATGCAaatgtgacatttaaaaaagttaATTGTTTGAAATGTCAGCATACTTTGGTTTGCTCGTGAATTTGTTGTCAAAACAAAggtgggattttcccacagccatcttttttttttctttttttttgtgctcaAATGTGAGTTGTGGGaggtatttttatattattttaaacaaaccTTTGGGTCTTTTTTTGGTACTAACTAGTCATGTTTGTGATTTTGGTTGTCACAAGAAAGAGTCTGTGAACCGCTGAAAAGAACACTCTGCTAAACAAACCAGTTATTACcagaccccccaaaaaaaaaaaaaaaaatcaagttatTTGAAGCAAATCTCTGTACCTTGTGTCAGAAATACACTCTGGACAggaatttaaatgtgttttttcctactgAACAACATGCCGTCCATCTTCTCTCTCTGGCAGAGTGCCTATGCCAGGAGTGGGATGACCTACCTCACCTGCTGAGGACGTATCAATTATTTTAGGCATATTCTTGGATTTTAttctatacttttttttttttttcaatttctatTGTAATAAAAACTTTTCAGTAAGCCGGTGTCAGATTCATGGTTTATTGATTTTTACAGACCCAAGGTAGTTTTCTTATAATACATTAAACTTTCCTGTTTGTTGCACTTGACAAAAATCTACCCCAGGcagcctgtgcctcaattttattctgcaacctagacatccacattactcacactctcacataACACACAGATATAgggccttgggggtgggcacatTTTACAGCATCCAGAGGATGGTCGGTGTATTCCAACCCACCTCTGGCGCTGGTGCCCTACCctcaattttaaatgcatataGACACTAAGGGTTTTCGGGAGGAGccgtgctgctctctggcaggaagcacgaacatgccc
This window encodes:
- the LOC120443234 gene encoding cell division cycle 5-like protein; translated protein: MPRIMIKGGVWRNTEDEILKAAVMKYGKNQWSRIASLLHRKSAKQCKARWYEWLDPSIKKTEWSREEEEKLLHLAKLMPTQWRTIAPIIGRTAAQCLEHYEYLLDKAAQRDNEEEVGDDPRKLKPGEIDPNPETKPARPDPVDMDEDELEMLSEARARLANTQGKKAKRKAREKQLEEARRLAALQKRRELRAAGIDVQKKRTKKRGVDYNAEIPFEKKPAPGFYDTSMEQYDAQEPNFKRLRQQHLDGELRNETEKRERKKDKQKIKKKKESDLPSAILQTSGVAEFTKKRSKLVLPAPQSCPATVEPPSGAIQPCHIREAIRRYNYRHTSAYARSGMTYLTC